The stretch of DNA ACAACAGCGCGGTGAACACCAGCAGGGCCGCCAGGCCCTGGCGCACCGCATTGATCGAGGCGTTGACGAACATCGGCGACACGAACAACAGCAACAGCGACACGCTGAGGAAGGTCAGGTAGCCGCGGTCGTCGCCAAGCGCGCGGAAGTACTGGCGGGTGGACACGACCACGGTGCCAAGCATCAGCGCGAACAGCGCGGTCTGGTAGCCGGTCACGCCGAGGCCCAGTTTCCACAGGGCGATGCTCAGATAGACGAAGCCCGGCTCCAGGCGCGTCTCGATCGATTCCCGGCCCAGTGCTTCGAAGAAGCCGGCGTAGGTCAGCGTATCGGTGCCGATATCGGGCGAGCGCGTGCCGACCAGCCAGCAACCAAACGCGGCCACGGCAGCCAGCAGCAGCACGCTCAGTACGGTGGCGCCGACGCTGTCGGCCGCCCGGTGCTGGCGAACATGGAAGGTGGTCAGGCCGTCGACCGTGTTCATGATGCGGCACTCAGTGCACGCCATCGTCGCACCGCTGCAAACAGGCGCTGGCGGGCCTTGCGGACCAGCCCGAACGAGCGGGCAAACAGGTGCTCGGGCAGCGTGACCATTCCCTGCCGCAGCAGCTCCAGGCGCGCCTGGCGGCCTGCGCGATGCATCGCGGCGAGGTCTTCACTGAGGCCGCCGGCGCCATAGTTGGCCTTGTGCCAGTAAGCCAGGGTCTGGTCGAGCTTGGCGCAACGGAACCCCGAGAATCCGATCTGCCCCCACAGCAGGAAATCCTCGACGCGGCGGAAGTCCTCGTTGAAGCGGAATGGCAGGTCGCGGCGCAGCACCACCGATGCGGTCGGGAACGGATTGCTCAGCAGCAGGCGCGCACGCGGCACGATGAACGTCCGAGCCGTGCGTGGCGAGGTTGGCGCGGGCTCGGCGCGGTCGCGAACTTTCATCGGATGCGCGAGCAGGGCGATCTCCGGGTCCGCCCGCAGCGCCTGCATCTGCAGTTCGATCTTGGTCGGAGCCCAGGTGTCGTCCGAATCCAGGAAGGCAATGTATTCCTGCCTGGCGCGCTGCCAGCCGGCATTGCGCGCACGCGATGGACCGCCGTTGTCGGGCA from Lysobacter arenosi encodes:
- a CDS encoding glycosyltransferase family 2 protein; translated protein: MNREVASPSVAPICVVVPCYRCGDTIADAVASIAAQTVAPAQVLLVDDFSNDGTLELLHFLSASYPRGWVEVIALPDNGGPSRARNAGWQRARQEYIAFLDSDDTWAPTKIELQMQALRADPEIALLAHPMKVRDRAEPAPTSPRTARTFIVPRARLLLSNPFPTASVVLRRDLPFRFNEDFRRVEDFLLWGQIGFSGFRCAKLDQTLAYWHKANYGAGGLSEDLAAMHRAGRQARLELLRQGMVTLPEHLFARSFGLVRKARQRLFAAVRRWRALSAAS